AAAAATCGGTGCTGCCGTATATTCTACAATCTCTGCCCTAGTACGTTTGCATACTTTATTTAAGGCTTCTTCGGCATTTTCTATAATAAGTTCTTCTCCAAAAACATTTATAAAATGCTTAGTTCTACCAGAAACCTTAATTCTATAAGGGTTTAATGAGGTGAATTTAACCGTATCTCCAATTTTATAACGCCATAAACCAGCATTGGTGGTAATAATTACAGCGTAGTTTTGATTCAATTTTACATCGCTTAAAGGAATGGCCTTTTCTGCTTCTGTGGCATAAATATCCATGGGAATGAATTCGTAGAAAATACCATAATCTAACATCAACAATAATTCGTTAGAATCGTTTTGATCCTGAATAGCAAAAAAGCCTTCCGAAGCATTATAAATCTCGTAATATTTAAAATCTTTTTTAGGCAGTAATTTTTTGTATTGATCTTTATATGGTGTGAAGCTTACTCCGCCGTGAAAATACACTTCCAAATTTGGCCAGACATCGTGCAGGTTTTGTTTTTTGGTAGTTTCTAAAACATTGTTAAGCAACACAAGCATCCATGATGGTACACCAGCAAGACTGGTTACGTTTTCATTCATAGTTTCATTTACAATGGCTTGCATTTTGTGCTCCCAATCACTCATTAAAGATACTTTGTTGCTGGGAGTACTGCTAAATTCAGCCCAGAAGGGCATATTGTCAATTAAAATCGCAGACAAATCGCCAAACACGGTGCCATTTTCTCTAAACAATTCTTTACTACCACCTAAACGTAAACT
The genomic region above belongs to Mariniflexile litorale and contains:
- a CDS encoding GH3 auxin-responsive promoter family protein; protein product: MPITIVNSIASWFLKKRFHQIDLFLKYPNEVQNELLLELLDIAKDTQIGKEYDFASIKNYRMFAERIPIKNYDGWQDVIERSMKGETNLFWPTPIKWFAKSSGTTRAKSKFIPVSEESLEDCHYAASKDLLCMYLNNNENSQLFTGKSLRLGGSKELFRENGTVFGDLSAILIDNMPFWAEFSSTPSNKVSLMSDWEHKMQAIVNETMNENVTSLAGVPSWMLVLLNNVLETTKKQNLHDVWPNLEVYFHGGVSFTPYKDQYKKLLPKKDFKYYEIYNASEGFFAIQDQNDSNELLLMLDYGIFYEFIPMDIYATEAEKAIPLSDVKLNQNYAVIITTNAGLWRYKIGDTVKFTSLNPYRIKVSGRTKHFINVFGEELIIENAEEALNKVCKRTRAEIVEYTAAPIFMEGKEKGAHEWLIEFKTPPKDINYFNELFDNALKSLNSDYEAKRYNNITLNKPKINIARKNLFYDWLKQNNKLGGQHKVPRLSNTRLYLDDLIKLNY